A region of the bacterium genome:
CGTGTGATCGACATTGATATTCTTTTTTATGATGATGTTGTTCTGGAGACTCCATCCCTTATCCTTCCGCATCCGCAAGTTCCTTACCGCCGTTTTGTGCTCGAACCGATGAACGAAATTGCTCCGAATTTTGTTCATCCTGTGCTGAAGAAAACGATTTCCAAACTGCTGCTTGATTGTAAAGACGTGTCCATCGTTCGGAAATTGTAGTGTGGTGAGGGCGACTGAAGCTGTGAAAAATGAAAGTTGTGTTTGGAATGTGGTGCGGACGACTCGTCCGCAAAAGCAAAAGTCTGTGCACTATCGTAACAGGCGGGCGAGTCGCCCGCACCACACTGCAGTACCGTGGTAAACTATGCCCTTTATGTTCAAGAAATTCGATTTACTGGCGCCGATTGTGGAGAATATTTGTCTCGGCGGAAAGTACTACAGAATTAGAGTTGAGGCCCCTCAAATCGCAAAGATAGCGCGACCCGGACAGTTTTGCATGATTCGCCCGCAGTACAGCGGCGAGTCTCTTTTGCGAAGACCATTTTCCATCGCTGCCGTGCGGGACGGCGAGTTGTTGGAGTTTGCGTATACAGCAATTGGCGTGGGAACCAGATTGATTTCGCAGTCGTTACCGGGCCAGCATCTACTTTGTCTTGGACCACTCGGGAATTCGTTTCCCGTCGTTGAGGGAAGTCGGGCACTGGTGGTGGGAGGCGGAATCGGGATAGCCCCCTTTCCTTTTTTTAACCGAGTGCTGAATCAGCATCGCATTTTCCCGAACACCTACTACGGAGCCAGGAGCGCTGAGGAACTAATTTATATCGAGGAATTAAATCAGCTCAGTCACATACTGAAAATTGCAACGGACAATGGATCGGCAGGCCATCATGGTTTTGTAACGCAGCTTCTGGAAAAAGATCTGGACGAATCCCCCAGCGACAGCGTGATTTACGCCTGCGGCCCTGGTCCTATGATGCGCGTCGTTAAAAGTATCGCTGAAAGATATGGCGTTCCAGCCTATCTTTCCATGGAAGAGACCATGGGATGCGGTGTTGGAATCTGTATCGGATGTCCGATCCCTGGAGTCACTCCGGATGGCCAGACCACATATTACCTGTGTTGCAAAGACGGTCCGATTTTCCCTTCAACGGTGGTAATGATATGAATCCCGATCTTTCCGTTCGTCTTGGCAGTCTGACGCTAAAAAATCCGATCATGACGGCGAGTGGATGCTTTGGATATGGCCTGGAGCTGATTGATTTGCTGGATTTGAATCAATTGGGCGGGATCGTTTCAAAGAGCTTAACGCTGCACAAGAGGATGGGCACTCCACCGCACAGAATTTTTGAAACTGCTTCCGGCATGTTGAATGCGATTGGAATTGAAAACATTGGCGTCGAAGCTTACCTGAATGAAAAACTACCTCATCTTTCGCGCTACGATATCGCGATCGTGGCCAACGTGATGGGGAACACATTGGAAGAGTATGCTGCAACGGCAGCGCGATTCCGGGGGGTCCGGAGAATCAACGCGATTGAGGTAAACATTTCCTCTCCTAACACGAAGAAGGGAGGAATGCATTTTGGAGTCGATCCTGAGTTGACCTATCAGGTGATTCGCGCTGTAAAGGATGCGACTGACCGACCCGTGATTGCCAAGCTCAGTCCGAATGTAACCGACATTGTACAAATTGCCAAACGAGCCGTGGATGGGGGTGCGGACATGCTGTCGTTGATTAATACGCTCTGGTCTCTGGCGATCGATCACTGGAACGGGAAACCGATCCTGGGAAATGTAACGGGCGGTTTGTCAGGACCTGCGATCAAACCGGTGGCGCTGCGAATGGTGCATCAGGTTTCGCGCGCGTTGCCAGTTCCGGTAATTGGAATGGGTGGGATTGCGAATCTTTTTGATGTGATTGAATTCATGATGGCTGGCGCGTCGGCGGTCCAAATCGGCACTGCGAACTTCTATGATCCGACGGTTTCTGTTCGGCTCGTTCGAGAGTTGCGAGATTATTGTTCCATGAGAAAGATTGATAGGATCAGTAGTTTGATCGGAGCGTTGCAATCCTCATGAAAAATCGAGACAAGGTGATCGTAGCTCTGGATCTGGATAATGCAGAAAGCGCCTTGCATCTGGCAGAATCGGTCGCAACCGTGTTTCCATTTTTCAAGATTGGAATGAAATTATTTACCAGAGAGGGGCCGGATTTTGTCAGAGAAGTGTTAGAACATGGTCAAGTCTTTTTGGACTTGAAGTTTTACGATATTCCGACAATTGTGGCCGAGGCTGTTTCGAATGCCGGTCAGCTTGGTGTTTCTCTATTAACAGTGCACGCTTCCGGTGGTTCTGCGATGCTAAGACAATGCATGGAGAAATTGGAATCTTCGAATGCATCCTGCCGTTTGCTGGCGGTTACTGTTTTGACCAGCTTTGATTCGCTGGAGGAGTTCGGAATCGAACATTCGATCCCAGATCACGTGCAACGGCTTGCCCATCTTGCTCACTCTTCCGGCGTGCATGGCCTCGTGTGTTCTCCGCAGGAACTTGTCTCTTTACGCGCGAAATACTCCACTCCTTTTCTTCTAGTGACTCCCGGTATTCGAAGCGCATCCGATTTTGCAGGGGACCAAAAGCGGACCGCTTCCGCGTCTGAAGCGCTAAAGGCGGGCGCTGATTATCTTGTGATCGGACGCCCGATCATTGCGGCGGCTGATCCTGTAAAAGCTGCGGAAAAGATTGCTGAGGAAATCAGCTAGTAGCAAAGTAGCTATGCTACTTTATACGATATGAGATGTGCATTGTTTCTGCCGCTTTTCGGCTTAGCCACAGTCATACTGGGGTTGCTTTCCAGCATTGCTGCGTTATTTGACAGATCCGGGCGAACCTCGCATCATTTTGCGCGGTACTGGTCCCGGTTCATTTTCTGGGGCGTAGGCATTCGTGTTCACGTCATCGGCGCTGAAAACATTCCCAAAGATCATGCTGTGATTTTTGCGGGAAATCACCAGAGTACAATCGACATTCCTGCCATGTTCGGCTATCTGCCGGCGCAATTTCGTATCATGGCCAAGCAGATACTCTTTACGATCCCTTTCCTGGGATGGCATTTGTATCTTGCGGGAAACATACCGATCGACCGCAAGAATACAAAGAAAGCCCAGCGCGGTCTGCTGAAGGCAGCTTCAGGAATCCGCAGGAATGTTTCGTTGTTTGTTTTCGTAGAAGGCACACGAACAAGGGATGGACTTCTGCGCAAATTCAAGCGCGGAAGTTTCACGCTCGCGAAAAAATTGAATGTACCCATCGTTCCAGTTGCGATTATGGGAACTTTTGAGCTGATGCCTGCGGGAAGCATTCTGGCCAGGCCCGGTGATATTTATCTCAAGATTATGCCCATGATTGATGTCTCGCAGGAAGCAAAAATCGAAGATCTGTCTACGGCGGTCCGGAAACATTTGCTGGATGCAGGCTTGCGCGATTCTGAAGTGAAAACATCATGAGTCTTTTTGAGACTTACTGGCGCGAAAAGCAAAAACAGATCGAGGGCCGCTTGCAAGAGCTGATTCCCGGGGAAGACGTTGAACCAAAAAAACTGCATCAGAGTGTTCGTTATTCATTGTTCGCGGACGCGAAGCGAATCCGGCCGGTCTTTGCCATGGCAGTGGCTTCCATTTTCAAGGTAGATGAAGAAGAGTTGCTGGATGCGGCATGTACTCTGGAGCTGGTTCATACCTGTTCTTTAATACTGGATGATCTGCCCAGCATGGATGGAGCTACATTACGGAGAGGCAAAGCGGCCAATCATCTCGTTTTTGGAGAAGATACGGCCATTCTCGCTGCGCTCTATCTTCTAAACCGGGCGTATGGGATTCTTGCAAACTATAAGCAATCCTTATTCAGCCCAACTTTATCGGCGCAATTTGTTTCTATTCTTTCGCGCTCCATCAGCTCCGAAGGATTGATTGGTGGTCAGATTGTGGATCTGGCCTCCAAGGATTTGCGAATCGATCTGGAAACTTTGGAATTCATACACAGTCACAAAACAGGAGCACTTTTCATTGCCTGTGCTGAAATGGGAACTTCTTTTGCGAAAGCGCGAGAGGTGGAACGGCACGCAGTTCTAAATTTTGCAAAAAATCTTGGTCTCGCTTTCCAGATAACGGACGATATTCTGGATGCTACTTCCGATCCTTCTGTGATTGGGAAAGACACGGGAAAGGATACGGGTAAAACTACTTTTATCAGTTTTTGCGGTTTAGAGGGCGCGCGGCAGCTTGCGAACGAATTGATCGATACCGCTGAGCAGTCTATTCGTCCCTTGAAAGCGAGAGGCGAACTGTTGTTTCACTTTGCAGAATTCGTTCGGCAGCGGTCGCGCTGACACTGCCGGGGATCGCCACTTGCTTGAGCCGTATCTCGAAAGTACTGCCTTTATCCGGATGACTGTGTGCTGCAATGACTCCACCGTGCGCTTCTACGATCGCGCGTACAAGGCTCAAACCTAAACCGATCCCCTTTTTATTGCGGCTCTGAGTGCTTCGATAGAGACGGTCCCAGATTCGTGGGAGTTCTTCTTCTGATATTCCAATTCCGGTGTCCTGAACCAGGATGACAACCTCACCTTCTTTATCCTGGTAAGATTTCAAATGGATCTCTCCGCCCGGCTTGTTGTACTTCACTGCGTTGTCCAACAGATTTGCGAGAACTTGCCGGAGTCTGTGCCTGTCGGCCGTAAGATGAAGGTCCGGCTGGCACAGCTTTGTGATTCGAAGACCCTGATCCTCCGCGACGTACTGGTACAGATCAACGGTATCCTCAAACAACTCTGAAACACTCACATTTTCGATATTCAATTTCATGGAACCGGTTTCCGCTTCTGAAATGTCCATCAACGTGTTTAGCATTGCCAGGATGCGATCCGATTCTTCCATGCAATCCAGCAAAGCTTCGCGATACCGTTCTTTGCTGGCATCTGATTCCACGGCCGTTTCAGCAATTGCGCGAAGCCTTGTAATTGGCGTACGCAAATCATGTGCAACGTTGTCCAGCGAATTTTTCATTCCTTCAATGAGGTTTTCGATTTTGGAAAGCATTTCATTGAAAAGCATCGCGAGTTCATTCAGTTCATCCTGAGTGCGGCCTATCGGAACCCGTCTCCCGATTTTTCCTGCCTGAACCGCTTTGACTGTATTGATTAGCGTCCGTAGCGGTTGAAGACTTCGAAACGCAAGAACAGCTCCCACCACGAGAATCAACGGGACCATGACAAGGACTGTGATGAAATGAAAACGCGCAAGCAAATCTTGTCTATGTTCCGAGGTCTTTCCCACTTGCAACAAAACGCCATCAGGCATGCGCGCCGTTGCTATGTCCAGTACTTCGGTTGGCTCAAGAATCTTCAGCTCATCTTGTTGCCTGACTTCCGGAATCGTGATCCAGCCGTTGGCTGACGCGACAGCTTTATCGATTTCATTCAGGTCATAGTCTTCAAAAGAATTTGGATCGCTTGAAAGCAAAATATTCTTATTTGCTCCCACCACGCGAATGAAAAAGAGTTCATTCTGCTTTTCTAGTTCTTCCCGAACTGCATCCAATCCTTCCTTTTGATACATGGTTGTAAGCGCGTTGAGTTCAGATTCAACGCTGTTTCGATCCTGTTGGATCAGAGAAGAGGAGAGGAAAAAATGGACCAGCAAAAATAGAGCGAAGCCGCTCAAAACCAGGAGACTGGAATACCAGAACCAAATGCGGAAACTGATCTTCTTCCGGGCTTCGTTAATGTTTTTTAAGAACATATCCAACGCCTCTGATTGTATGAATCAACTTCACCGGAAAATCTTTATCCACCTTGTTTCGAAGGCGGCAAACAAGGACATCGACAACATTGGTCTGAGGATCGAAACTGTAATTCCAGACGTGTTCCAGGATCATTGTTTTGGAAACGACGCGTCCGGCAGACCTCATGAGGTATTCCAGCAGCGCAAATTCACGAGGTTGCAAATCAAGGACCTGCTCTCCTCTCAGTACTTCGCGAGTGAGAAGATTCATGCTGAGATCGTCCACTGTGAGCTGATAAGTTTCCTGAGAAATGTTGCCGCTACGGCGGATCAAGGCCTGCACCCGCGCCAGGAGTTCTGAGAAGGCGAAAGGTTTTACCAGATAATCATCGCCTCCGGATTGCAATCCTCTGACGCGGTCGTCCACCGATCTCTTTGCGCTCAGGATGATCACCGGCGTGCTCATTTTCTTTTCCCGCATCCTTTGCACCAACGTCAAGCCGTCCAGCTTCGGCAACATGATGTCCACAATTGCAGCATCATAAGGAAAACTCAATGCCAGTTGCAGTCCCTCTTCACCGTTCGACGCGTTATCAACGGCCATGCCGGATTGTTCCAATCCTTTGGTGATAAAGGATGCGATGGTGTCATCGTCTTCAATTACCAGAACTCGCATGCCGGATTTCAGTACTGGTATTAAACACCATCCGGTCCCAATTTCGCTACGGAAAGTTTGCCCTGGGCCAGTTCGTAACACGTTACCTATCCGCATCTACCGTACTCGCATTTGCATCAAAGCTGATCAACTCCGCTGTGCCATCTTTGATCAGGCCGATTCCACGGGCATAAAACTTAATCGAGACGTGACCCGGTTCGAGAGGAGACGTCTCTTTCGTTTTCAGCAAATCGGTGAAATGGCCAGAAGGAGTCGTAATGGCAGCATCCAATCTTGTAATTTCTGCTCTATCCAGAGCCACTCCTTGCGCGGTTTCTTGAAAATATCTTGCTCCGAGGAGCAGCGTACCCGGCATGATGATACCGGGCCGCGCTCCATTCACACCGGCCAGCCAGGAACCGTCATGGCTGACAACTTCTCCATTATCGTAAATATCCACATCTTCGCCAAAATAGAAGACGCTGTTTGTCTTTTTGCAGATTGCGAAATAGTTTCTGGAAATTTCCACTAATTCGCCGTCGACCGTTTCGCGTTCCTTCACAACTCTTGTCTCAACACCATTCACGATTTTTATTTTATCCTGCACCGTTACTACGACGCGCACAAGTTCTCCTTCATCGTCTCCTTCCAGGACAATCTGATGTCCGGGCAACAGAATGAAATACGGATTCCGTCCCGTTGATGTAAATTTACAGCTCTCCTCAAAAAACTGATTCGTAAACTCCGGAGAATGAGCGGTTGCTGTCGTTACAGTCAACAAAAACAGGAAAAGGAATTTTTTGGGTCGAATTTTCATCTTGCGTTTCTCCTTTCGTACTTTCCGATGATAATCGGAGACAATTACAGAACTCTTGACGGATCATTACATTTTTGAAAGGGAAGCTCCGGTTGTGTAGGATTAGGTTGTGATTTACACGATCGGACATTCCACGCGATCCGAAAGAGAATTCCTTGGAATGTTGCATCACCATTCCATCTCCATGTTGATCGATATCCGTACGATTCCACGTTCCCGGTGGAATCCTCAATTTGACAAAACAACGCTGCAAAATTCTGTGACGGAAGCAGGAATGGAATATCTTCACATTCCGGAACTCGGCGGGCTGAGAAAGCCGTCCGCCGAGAGTGTCAATCTTGCCTGGAAGAATCCGGGTTTTCGAGGTTATGCGGATTATATGCAGACAGCGGCCTTCGAAGAAGCATTGTTGAAAGTAATCGATTTCGGTTGGAAAGAAAGAATCGCTTTGATGTGTGCCGAAGCATACTACGCGAAATGCCACCGCATGCTTGTTTCTGATGCATTAGTGGCCCGGGGTGTGGAAGTATTGCATATTGTGAATGCAAATCAGGTCAAATCGCACACCCTTTCCTCTTTTGCGCGTCTGGAAGGGAAAAAAGTAACATATCCGCTGGATCAGTCTAAGCTTGAATTTTAGTTGAACGCATACTTTGCATCATGAATCACACAACGACGTGTCACGGCCCACAGCAGGAATTTGAGTGTTACAAAACTCTAGCTCATGCTTCAGGCATTCGAGGGCCGATGCTAGCAGAATGAAGTGCCGAAAGGACGAGAGCGGAAGTCAGCACAGCCAGCATTACGATTTGCTCGGCCAGGCTTGCGCCTGTGATGCGTCCGGCGATACCGGCGAAACAGAGCATGAACAGGTTGGTACCGATGCATACAGCGCGCAATCCGAAAGCCCCAAGGCCGTATCGGCGATTCAGGAAGTTCAAGACTCCGGCGAGGGCGAGAGCAATACCCGCACCAAAGAACCAGACCTTGCTGATGGCGCTAGAGGAGAGCCGGAAGGTCGTTGCCATGTGGAGTATACCAAGAGCTAGAATCGCGGCGGCAACTAACGCGTAAAGAATCTTCATCGAATGGATTCTACACGAATTTTCTGGAGGCGGTTAACTATCCAAATCCGTATGCTGAATGTTGGTAAAAAAACTTGCCTGCGGTGTTTCACCATCCGCGAGCTTCGCAGAATCAATCGATTTCCTGAAATAAGACCACCATGGTGATTACCGCCGGCCACTCTTTGTTTGACAATCGTAAAATTCACGCAAAGCCGTTGCAGCTTTGCCACGCTTGTGGTCTATCCTAAACATCAAAAAAAAGCTCAAAATTCTGCGGGTTCATTTGCGGCAAGCCATTCACTTTTCCAAATGACTCCAAAGCTGCGCAAACTTTTACCACCATGGAATGTGAGCCGACAAGCAGCCGGCATGACTGAGTGAGGCCGAGGCGCCGTCCGCTGCATCTACTTGTTTGCCGGCATGGCTACACTGTGGGCTCTTTGGGCAGGGGCTTACTGAAGGCTCGCAAAAGCGAAATGTATCCGATAACCAGAACACTAAAGCGGAGGCGATCGGCGAATACCCACTGATCCGCCATAGCTTTTATTTCTTCTGGACTGTGAGAACCCCCGGCCTGAAAAAATAGAACTTCATTAATGGGGTAAATGTAGACGATCGTGTAAATAATACCGGAGGTCATGCAAAGCGCGCTGACCAGTAAGTGAAGCCGATGAAATCTGAAGGGCCAAGCTGCTGCCAGTGCGCTGAAAATTGGAACGACGCGCACCGCCATCCATGGCGGACCGAAAAAGTGAAAGATGGTTCGTTCAAAATCGGTCTCTTTTAAAAAGGATTGTAGAGATTCGGCAGATACGCTCCAA
Encoded here:
- a CDS encoding 2-amino-4-hydroxy-6-hydroxymethyldihydropteridine diphosphokinase, which produces RVIDIDILFYDDVVLETPSLILPHPQVPYRRFVLEPMNEIAPNFVHPVLKKTISKLLLDCKDVSIVRKL
- a CDS encoding polyprenyl synthetase family protein, which encodes MSLFETYWREKQKQIEGRLQELIPGEDVEPKKLHQSVRYSLFADAKRIRPVFAMAVASIFKVDEEELLDAACTLELVHTCSLILDDLPSMDGATLRRGKAANHLVFGEDTAILAALYLLNRAYGILANYKQSLFSPTLSAQFVSILSRSISSEGLIGGQIVDLASKDLRIDLETLEFIHSHKTGALFIACAEMGTSFAKAREVERHAVLNFAKNLGLAFQITDDILDATSDPSVIGKDTGKDTGKTTFISFCGLEGARQLANELIDTAEQSIRPLKARGELLFHFAEFVRQRSR
- a CDS encoding 1-acyl-sn-glycerol-3-phosphate acyltransferase, which translates into the protein MRCALFLPLFGLATVILGLLSSIAALFDRSGRTSHHFARYWSRFIFWGVGIRVHVIGAENIPKDHAVIFAGNHQSTIDIPAMFGYLPAQFRIMAKQILFTIPFLGWHLYLAGNIPIDRKNTKKAQRGLLKAASGIRRNVSLFVFVEGTRTRDGLLRKFKRGSFTLAKKLNVPIVPVAIMGTFELMPAGSILARPGDIYLKIMPMIDVSQEAKIEDLSTAVRKHLLDAGLRDSEVKTS
- a CDS encoding dihydroorotate dehydrogenase; amino-acid sequence: MNPDLSVRLGSLTLKNPIMTASGCFGYGLELIDLLDLNQLGGIVSKSLTLHKRMGTPPHRIFETASGMLNAIGIENIGVEAYLNEKLPHLSRYDIAIVANVMGNTLEEYAATAARFRGVRRINAIEVNISSPNTKKGGMHFGVDPELTYQVIRAVKDATDRPVIAKLSPNVTDIVQIAKRAVDGGADMLSLINTLWSLAIDHWNGKPILGNVTGGLSGPAIKPVALRMVHQVSRALPVPVIGMGGIANLFDVIEFMMAGASAVQIGTANFYDPTVSVRLVRELRDYCSMRKIDRISSLIGALQSS
- a CDS encoding ATP-binding protein, which gives rise to MFLKNINEARKKISFRIWFWYSSLLVLSGFALFLLVHFFLSSSLIQQDRNSVESELNALTTMYQKEGLDAVREELEKQNELFFIRVVGANKNILLSSDPNSFEDYDLNEIDKAVASANGWITIPEVRQQDELKILEPTEVLDIATARMPDGVLLQVGKTSEHRQDLLARFHFITVLVMVPLILVVGAVLAFRSLQPLRTLINTVKAVQAGKIGRRVPIGRTQDELNELAMLFNEMLSKIENLIEGMKNSLDNVAHDLRTPITRLRAIAETAVESDASKERYREALLDCMEESDRILAMLNTLMDISEAETGSMKLNIENVSVSELFEDTVDLYQYVAEDQGLRITKLCQPDLHLTADRHRLRQVLANLLDNAVKYNKPGGEIHLKSYQDKEGEVVILVQDTGIGISEEELPRIWDRLYRSTQSRNKKGIGLGLSLVRAIVEAHGGVIAAHSHPDKGSTFEIRLKQVAIPGSVSATAAERILQSETTVRLSLSRDE
- a CDS encoding DUF1772 domain-containing protein: MAVLGFSIWVGGTLFNMLVIVPLWSVSAESLQSFLKETDFERTIFHFFGPPWMAVRVVPIFSALAAAWPFRFHRLHLLVSALCMTSGIIYTIVYIYPINEVLFFQAGGSHSPEEIKAMADQWVFADRLRFSVLVIGYISLLRAFSKPLPKEPTV
- a CDS encoding response regulator transcription factor yields the protein MRVLVIEDDDTIASFITKGLEQSGMAVDNASNGEEGLQLALSFPYDAAIVDIMLPKLDGLTLVQRMREKKMSTPVIILSAKRSVDDRVRGLQSGGDDYLVKPFAFSELLARVQALIRRSGNISQETYQLTVDDLSMNLLTREVLRGEQVLDLQPREFALLEYLMRSAGRVVSKTMILEHVWNYSFDPQTNVVDVLVCRLRNKVDKDFPVKLIHTIRGVGYVLKKH
- the pyrF gene encoding orotidine-5'-phosphate decarboxylase; the encoded protein is MKNRDKVIVALDLDNAESALHLAESVATVFPFFKIGMKLFTREGPDFVREVLEHGQVFLDLKFYDIPTIVAEAVSNAGQLGVSLLTVHASGGSAMLRQCMEKLESSNASCRLLAVTVLTSFDSLEEFGIEHSIPDHVQRLAHLAHSSGVHGLVCSPQELVSLRAKYSTPFLLVTPGIRSASDFAGDQKRTASASEALKAGADYLVIGRPIIAAADPVKAAEKIAEEIS
- a CDS encoding DUF488 domain-containing protein — protein: MIYTIGHSTRSEREFLGMLHHHSISMLIDIRTIPRSRWNPQFDKTTLQNSVTEAGMEYLHIPELGGLRKPSAESVNLAWKNPGFRGYADYMQTAAFEEALLKVIDFGWKERIALMCAEAYYAKCHRMLVSDALVARGVEVLHIVNANQVKSHTLSSFARLEGKKVTYPLDQSKLEF
- a CDS encoding dihydroorotate dehydrogenase electron transfer subunit — its product is MPFMFKKFDLLAPIVENICLGGKYYRIRVEAPQIAKIARPGQFCMIRPQYSGESLLRRPFSIAAVRDGELLEFAYTAIGVGTRLISQSLPGQHLLCLGPLGNSFPVVEGSRALVVGGGIGIAPFPFFNRVLNQHRIFPNTYYGARSAEELIYIEELNQLSHILKIATDNGSAGHHGFVTQLLEKDLDESPSDSVIYACGPGPMMRVVKSIAERYGVPAYLSMEETMGCGVGICIGCPIPGVTPDGQTTYYLCCKDGPIFPSTVVMI